A window of the Pseudomonas fluorescens genome harbors these coding sequences:
- the accD gene encoding acetyl-CoA carboxylase, carboxyltransferase subunit beta, with protein sequence MSNWLVDKLIPSIMRSEVKKSSVPEGLWHKCPSCEAVLYRPELEKTLDVCPKCNHHMRIGARARIDIFLDAEGRAELGADLEPVDRLKFRDGKKYKDRLVAAQKQTGEKDALVSMSGTLLGMPVVVSAFEFSFMGGSMGAIVGERFVRAANYALENRCPMVCFSASGGARMQEALISLMQMAKTSAVLARLREEGIPFISVLTDPVYGGVSASLAMLGDVIVGEPKALIGFAGPRVIEQTVREKLPEGFQRSEFLLEHGAIDLIIDRRELRPRLGNLLAQLTGKPTPTFVAAPIEPIVVPPVPANV encoded by the coding sequence ATGAGCAACTGGTTGGTAGACAAGCTGATCCCTTCGATCATGCGTTCCGAGGTCAAGAAGAGCTCGGTCCCTGAAGGTCTGTGGCACAAATGCCCGTCCTGCGAGGCTGTGCTGTATCGTCCGGAGCTGGAAAAGACCCTGGACGTTTGCCCTAAATGCAACCACCACATGCGCATCGGCGCACGTGCGCGCATCGACATCTTCCTGGATGCCGAAGGCCGTGCCGAACTGGGCGCCGACCTGGAGCCGGTTGACCGTCTGAAATTCCGCGACGGCAAGAAGTACAAGGATCGTCTGGTCGCTGCCCAGAAGCAGACCGGCGAGAAAGACGCACTGGTTTCCATGAGCGGCACCCTGCTGGGCATGCCGGTCGTGGTTTCGGCGTTCGAATTCAGCTTCATGGGCGGTTCCATGGGCGCCATCGTCGGTGAGCGCTTCGTGCGCGCCGCCAACTACGCGCTGGAAAACCGTTGCCCGATGGTGTGCTTCTCCGCCTCCGGTGGCGCGCGCATGCAGGAAGCCCTGATCTCGCTGATGCAGATGGCCAAGACCTCGGCCGTGCTGGCGCGTCTGCGTGAAGAAGGCATTCCGTTCATCTCCGTGCTGACCGACCCGGTCTACGGCGGTGTTTCCGCCAGTCTGGCGATGCTGGGCGACGTGATCGTCGGTGAGCCTAAAGCCCTGATCGGCTTCGCCGGCCCGCGCGTGATCGAGCAGACCGTGCGTGAAAAATTGCCGGAAGGCTTCCAGCGCAGCGAGTTCCTGCTGGAGCACGGTGCAATCGACCTGATCATCGACCGTCGCGAACTGCGTCCGCGTCTGGGCAACCTGCTGGCGCAACTGACCGGCAAGCCGACCCCGACCTTCGTTGCCGCGCCGATCGAGCCGATCGTCGTTCCGCCGGTGCCTGCCAACGTATGA
- the folC gene encoding bifunctional tetrahydrofolate synthase/dihydrofolate synthase produces the protein MTERTLGEWLAYLEQLHPSAIDMGLERSQQVASRMGLGQPAPRVITVTGTNGKGSTCAFVASLLRAQGLNVGVYNSPHLLRYNERVQLNGVEATDAQLCEAFAAVEAGRGETSLTYFEMGTLAAFWLFQQAGLDAVVLEVGLGGRLDTVNVVDADIALVTSIGVDHADYLGNTRESVAFEKAGIFRQGKPALCGDLNPPQPLLDKARELACPFFLRGRDFDLGITDQFWQWRGTDADGQVVELRDLPLLDLPMENAALALQAYLLLGLPWDAGQIVAALQATRVVGRLDRRSFEWNGKRLNLLLDVGHNPHAAEYLARRLAARPPVGKRLAVFGLLADKDLDGVIGELNASVQHWAVAPLDSLRARPVAELNVALQNLGASVTSYESVVAALEGQCAVATSDDEILLFGSFYCVAEALEWLSRRSTEEAANGFAG, from the coding sequence ATGACCGAGCGCACCCTTGGCGAGTGGCTCGCCTACCTTGAACAGTTGCATCCATCGGCCATCGACATGGGGCTGGAGCGTTCGCAACAGGTAGCGTCCCGCATGGGACTGGGCCAGCCGGCGCCTCGGGTGATTACGGTCACCGGCACCAACGGCAAGGGTTCGACCTGCGCCTTCGTGGCTTCATTGCTGCGGGCGCAGGGCCTCAACGTCGGTGTCTACAATTCTCCGCACCTGCTGCGTTACAACGAGCGGGTGCAGCTCAATGGCGTCGAAGCCACTGATGCGCAGTTGTGCGAAGCCTTTGCGGCGGTCGAAGCGGGGCGCGGCGAGACTTCCCTGACTTACTTCGAAATGGGCACTCTGGCGGCGTTCTGGCTGTTTCAGCAAGCCGGGCTCGATGCGGTGGTGCTGGAAGTTGGCCTGGGCGGGCGTCTGGACACGGTCAACGTGGTCGATGCCGATATCGCGCTGGTCACCAGCATCGGTGTCGATCACGCCGATTACCTGGGCAACACTCGCGAATCCGTGGCCTTCGAGAAGGCCGGGATTTTCCGTCAGGGCAAACCTGCGCTGTGCGGCGATCTGAATCCTCCACAACCCCTGCTGGACAAGGCGCGCGAGCTTGCTTGCCCGTTCTTCCTGCGCGGGCGCGATTTCGATCTGGGTATCACGGATCAATTCTGGCAGTGGCGCGGTACTGATGCTGACGGTCAGGTCGTCGAGCTGCGTGATTTGCCGCTGCTTGATCTGCCGATGGAAAACGCCGCGCTGGCGTTGCAGGCTTATCTGTTGCTTGGTTTGCCATGGGATGCCGGGCAGATTGTTGCGGCGTTGCAGGCGACTCGCGTGGTCGGTCGCCTGGATCGTCGTTCGTTCGAATGGAATGGCAAGCGTCTCAACCTGTTGCTTGATGTTGGCCATAACCCGCATGCAGCGGAGTATCTGGCGCGGCGTCTGGCTGCGCGTCCGCCGGTCGGCAAGCGTCTGGCGGTGTTCGGCCTGTTGGCGGACAAGGATCTGGACGGTGTCATCGGTGAATTGAATGCCAGCGTCCAGCATTGGGCGGTGGCGCCGCTGGATTCGCTGCGTGCACGTCCGGTGGCTGAATTGAATGTTGCGTTGCAGAACCTTGGCGCGTCGGTCACGTCTTATGAGAGCGTGGTGGCTGCGCTGGAAGGGCAGTGCGCAGTGGCCACCAGCGACGACGAGATCTTGCTGTTCGGATCATTTTATTGTGTCGCCGAGGCCCTCGAATGGCTGTCTCGGCGCTCCACGGAGGAAGCGGCAAATGGCTTTGCTGGATAA
- a CDS encoding SPOR domain-containing protein produces the protein MALLDKAYKQRMVGALVLVALAVIFLPMLFSRQDEQRQVTVDAPAAPQAPAVAQIQMETVAVPEPQVLPQEPVPSDDEVAEQAAPAAPIASAAPAPAPAPVAKPVAPAPVPAPVAKPTTAPAQPIAALSTKPDTTQSRVDANGLSVSWSVQLASLSSRASAESLQKTLRSQGYNAYIRSADGKNRVFVGPLIERAEADRLRDLLSRQQNLKGFVVRFQPERG, from the coding sequence ATGGCTTTGCTGGATAAAGCGTACAAACAGCGCATGGTCGGTGCCCTGGTGCTGGTGGCGCTGGCGGTTATTTTCCTGCCGATGCTGTTTTCCCGTCAGGATGAGCAGCGTCAGGTGACCGTCGATGCACCGGCTGCGCCGCAAGCGCCTGCCGTGGCGCAGATCCAGATGGAAACCGTGGCCGTGCCCGAGCCGCAGGTTCTGCCGCAAGAGCCAGTGCCGAGCGATGACGAAGTCGCGGAACAAGCAGCGCCAGCAGCGCCGATTGCTTCCGCTGCGCCAGCCCCGGCTCCGGCGCCGGTGGCCAAACCGGTTGCGCCGGCGCCTGTTCCAGCTCCCGTGGCCAAGCCAACCACGGCTCCGGCCCAGCCAATCGCTGCGCTTTCCACCAAGCCTGATACCACTCAAAGCCGCGTTGACGCCAATGGCCTGTCGGTGAGCTGGTCGGTGCAACTGGCCAGTCTGTCGAGTCGCGCCAGCGCCGAAAGCCTGCAGAAAACCCTGCGCAGCCAAGGCTACAACGCTTACATCCGTTCTGCCGATGGCAAGAACCGGGTGTTCGTCGGTCCGCTGATCGAGCGTGCCGAAGCCGATCGTCTGCGTGATCTTTTGAGCCGCCAGCAGAACCTGAAGGGGTTTGTGGTGCGCTTTCAGCCTGAGCGTGGCTGA
- a CDS encoding CvpA family protein encodes MPFTWVDWAIVAIIAISALISLSRGFVKEALSLVTWIIAGAVAWMFGGSLSEYLAGYIETPSARVITGCAIMFVATLIVGAMINYLIGELVRVTGLSGTDRFLGMAFGAARGVLLVVVAVGLLSLGPVQQDGWWKESQLVPKFLLVADWSKNLILGWSSQWLASGISVPADIPFKEQLLPSAKTPQ; translated from the coding sequence GTGCCATTTACCTGGGTTGACTGGGCGATCGTTGCAATCATCGCCATCTCCGCTTTGATCAGTTTGAGCCGCGGCTTCGTCAAAGAAGCATTGTCGCTGGTGACCTGGATCATCGCAGGAGCCGTTGCCTGGATGTTCGGTGGCTCACTGTCCGAGTACCTCGCCGGATACATCGAAACACCGTCGGCTCGTGTGATCACGGGCTGTGCCATCATGTTTGTCGCCACACTGATCGTGGGCGCAATGATCAATTATCTTATCGGCGAGTTGGTTCGCGTCACCGGGTTGTCCGGGACCGATCGATTCCTCGGCATGGCCTTCGGCGCTGCGCGTGGCGTGTTGCTGGTGGTCGTGGCGGTCGGGCTGTTGAGCCTGGGGCCGGTACAGCAGGACGGGTGGTGGAAAGAATCACAGCTCGTACCAAAGTTTCTATTGGTCGCAGACTGGTCCAAGAACCTGATTCTCGGGTGGAGCAGTCAGTGGCTTGCCAGCGGAATCAGCGTACCCGCTGATATTCCGTTCAAGGAGCAACTCTTGCCGTCGGCCAAAACGCCTCAGTGA
- the purF gene encoding amidophosphoribosyltransferase, translating into MCGIVGIVGKSNVNQALYDALTVLQHRGQDAAGIVTSHDGRLFLRKDNGLVRDVFQQRHMQRLVGHMGIGHVRYPTAGSSTSAEAQPFYVNSPYGITLAHNGNLTNVEQLAKEIYESDLRHVNTSSDSEVLLNVFAHELAQRGKLQPTEEDVFAAVTDVHNRCVGGYAVVAMVTGYGIVGFRDPHGIRPIVFGQRHTDEGVEYMIASESVSLDVLGFTLIRDLAPGEAVYITEDGKLHTRQCATNPSLTPCIFEHVYLARPDSIIDGVSVYKARLRMGEKLAEKILRERPEHDIDVVIPIPDTSRTAALELANHLGVKFREGFVKNRYIGRTFIMPGQAARKKSVRQKLNAIELEFRGKNVMLVDDSIVRGTTCKQIIQMAREAGAKNVYFCSAAPAVRFPNVYGIDMPSAHELIAHNRSTQDVADLIGADWLIYQDLPDLIEAVGGGKIKIENFDCAVFDGKYVTGDVDEAYLNKIEQARNDASKVKTQAVSAIIDLYNN; encoded by the coding sequence ATGTGTGGCATCGTCGGTATCGTCGGTAAGTCGAACGTCAATCAGGCGCTGTATGACGCGCTAACCGTGCTCCAGCACCGCGGCCAGGACGCTGCCGGTATCGTGACCAGCCATGATGGCCGGTTGTTCTTGCGCAAGGACAATGGCCTGGTGCGTGACGTGTTTCAACAGCGTCACATGCAGCGTCTGGTCGGCCACATGGGTATCGGCCACGTCCGTTACCCGACTGCCGGCAGCTCGACGTCGGCCGAGGCTCAGCCGTTCTACGTCAACTCGCCGTACGGCATCACCCTGGCGCACAACGGTAACCTGACCAACGTTGAACAGTTGGCCAAAGAGATCTACGAATCCGATCTGCGTCACGTCAACACCAGCTCCGATTCGGAAGTGTTGCTCAACGTGTTCGCGCACGAGCTGGCCCAGCGCGGCAAGCTGCAACCGACCGAAGAAGACGTGTTCGCTGCCGTGACCGACGTGCACAACCGTTGTGTCGGTGGTTACGCCGTCGTGGCGATGGTGACCGGTTACGGTATCGTCGGTTTCCGTGACCCGCACGGCATCCGCCCGATCGTGTTCGGCCAGCGTCACACCGACGAAGGCGTCGAGTACATGATCGCCTCCGAAAGCGTTTCGCTCGACGTGCTGGGCTTCACCCTGATCCGCGACCTGGCACCGGGTGAAGCGGTCTACATCACTGAAGACGGCAAGCTGCACACCCGTCAGTGTGCGACCAATCCGTCCCTGACTCCTTGCATCTTCGAACACGTCTACCTGGCGCGTCCGGATTCGATCATCGACGGCGTTTCAGTCTACAAGGCCCGTCTGCGCATGGGCGAGAAACTGGCCGAGAAGATCCTGCGCGAGCGTCCAGAGCACGACATCGACGTGGTCATCCCGATTCCGGACACCAGCCGCACCGCAGCGCTGGAGCTGGCCAACCATCTGGGCGTGAAATTCCGCGAAGGTTTCGTCAAGAACCGTTACATCGGCCGTACCTTCATCATGCCCGGCCAGGCCGCACGCAAGAAATCGGTACGCCAGAAGCTCAACGCCATCGAGCTGGAATTCCGCGGCAAGAACGTGATGCTGGTGGACGACTCGATCGTTCGTGGCACCACCTGCAAGCAGATCATCCAGATGGCCCGCGAAGCCGGTGCGAAAAACGTCTACTTCTGCTCGGCGGCTCCGGCTGTTCGCTTCCCGAACGTTTACGGCATCGACATGCCGAGCGCTCACGAGCTGATCGCGCACAACCGTTCGACTCAGGATGTAGCTGATCTGATCGGCGCTGACTGGCTGATCTATCAGGACCTGCCTGACTTGATCGAAGCGGTTGGTGGCGGCAAGATCAAGATCGAAAACTTCGACTGCGCGGTGTTCGACGGCAAGTACGTCACCGGTGACGTCGACGAGGCTTACCTGAACAAGATCGAACAGGCACGCAACGATGCCTCGAAGGTCAAGACCCAGGCGGTCAGTGCGATCATCGATCTGTACAACAACTGA
- a CDS encoding O-succinylhomoserine sulfhydrylase: MSQEWDAGRLDSDLEGVAFDTLAVRAGQHRTPEGEHGDPMFFTSSYVFRTAADAAARFAGEVPGNVYSRYTNPTVRAFEERIAALEGAEQAVATATGMAAIMAVVMSLCSAGDHVLVSRSVFGSTISLFEKYFKRFGVEVDYVPLADLSAWDAAIKSNTKLLFVESPSNPLAELVDITALSEIAHAKGAMLVVDNCFCTPALQQPLKLGADVVVHSATKFIDGQGRCMGGVVAGRSEQMKEIVGFLRTAGPTLSPFNAWIFLKGLETLNLRMKAHCANAQQLAEWLEQQDGIEKVHYAGLKSHPQHELAQRQQKGFGAVVSFEVKGGKEGAWRFIDATRLISITANLGDSKTTITHPSTTSHGRLAPQEREAAGIRDSLIRIAVGLEDVADLQADLSRGLAAL, translated from the coding sequence ATGAGTCAGGAATGGGATGCCGGTCGGCTGGACAGCGACCTCGAAGGCGTAGCGTTCGATACCCTGGCCGTACGTGCCGGTCAGCACCGTACGCCGGAAGGCGAGCATGGTGATCCGATGTTCTTCACTTCCAGCTACGTGTTCCGTACCGCCGCGGACGCCGCCGCACGGTTTGCCGGGGAAGTGCCGGGCAACGTTTACTCGCGTTACACCAACCCGACCGTCCGCGCGTTCGAAGAGCGCATTGCCGCGCTGGAAGGCGCCGAGCAAGCGGTGGCCACGGCCACCGGCATGGCCGCGATCATGGCGGTGGTGATGAGCCTGTGCAGCGCCGGCGATCATGTGCTGGTGTCGCGCAGCGTGTTCGGTTCGACCATCAGTCTGTTCGAGAAGTACTTCAAGCGTTTTGGTGTGGAAGTCGACTACGTGCCGCTGGCCGATCTGTCGGCCTGGGATGCAGCGATCAAGTCCAATACCAAATTGCTGTTCGTCGAATCGCCGTCCAATCCGTTGGCTGAGCTGGTGGATATCACCGCGCTGTCGGAAATCGCGCACGCCAAAGGCGCGATGCTGGTGGTCGACAACTGCTTCTGTACGCCTGCCTTGCAGCAACCGCTGAAGTTGGGTGCAGACGTCGTTGTGCACTCGGCCACCAAGTTCATCGATGGCCAGGGTCGTTGCATGGGCGGGGTGGTTGCCGGTCGCAGCGAGCAGATGAAGGAAATCGTCGGCTTCCTGCGTACCGCCGGGCCGACTCTCAGCCCGTTCAACGCCTGGATCTTCCTCAAGGGGCTGGAAACCCTGAATCTGCGGATGAAGGCGCACTGCGCCAACGCCCAGCAACTGGCCGAATGGCTGGAGCAGCAGGACGGCATCGAGAAGGTGCATTACGCCGGTCTCAAGAGTCATCCGCAGCACGAGCTGGCTCAGCGTCAGCAGAAGGGCTTCGGCGCGGTGGTGAGCTTTGAGGTGAAGGGCGGCAAAGAGGGCGCGTGGCGCTTCATCGATGCGACCCGTTTGATTTCGATCACGGCCAACCTGGGCGACAGCAAAACCACCATCACCCACCCGAGCACCACGTCCCACGGCCGTCTGGCGCCACAGGAGCGTGAGGCTGCCGGTATTCGTGACAGCCTGATCCGCATCGCGGTCGGTCTGGAAGACGTCGCTGACCTGCAAGCCGACCTGTCGCGCGGTCTGGCGGCGTTGTGA
- a CDS encoding SDR family oxidoreductase produces MIELPTPKTGTHGRVALVTGAARGIGLGIAAWLISEGWQVVLTDLDRTRGSKVAKVLGENAWFIAMDVADESQVALGVAEVLGQFGRLDALVCNAAVADPHNITLESLDLAYWNRVLAVNLGGPMLLAKHCAPYLRAHNGAIVNLASTRAAQSEPDTEAYAASKGGLLALTHALAISLGPEIRVNAVSPGWIDARDPSARRAEPLTDTDHAQHPAGRVGTVEDVAAMVAWLLSKNAGFVTGQEFVVDGGMTKKMIYTE; encoded by the coding sequence GTGATCGAGTTGCCTACGCCGAAGACCGGCACCCATGGCCGCGTTGCATTGGTCACGGGTGCTGCGCGCGGGATCGGTCTGGGAATCGCGGCATGGCTGATTAGCGAAGGCTGGCAGGTGGTGTTGACGGACCTGGATCGTACGCGAGGTTCGAAAGTGGCAAAGGTGCTGGGCGAAAACGCCTGGTTCATCGCCATGGACGTTGCGGACGAAAGTCAGGTGGCGCTCGGAGTCGCGGAAGTGCTCGGGCAGTTTGGCCGTCTGGATGCGTTGGTGTGCAACGCTGCTGTGGCCGATCCGCACAACATCACGCTGGAAAGCCTCGATCTGGCTTACTGGAACCGGGTGCTGGCGGTGAATCTCGGCGGGCCGATGTTGCTGGCCAAGCACTGCGCGCCGTATCTGCGTGCGCACAACGGGGCGATCGTCAATCTGGCCTCGACCCGTGCGGCGCAATCGGAACCGGATACGGAGGCGTATGCAGCGAGCAAGGGCGGTTTGCTGGCGTTGACGCACGCGCTGGCGATCAGTCTCGGGCCGGAGATTCGCGTCAATGCGGTCAGTCCTGGCTGGATCGATGCGCGGGATCCATCCGCGCGGCGCGCGGAACCGCTGACCGACACCGATCATGCCCAGCATCCGGCGGGCAGGGTAGGGACGGTCGAGGACGTCGCGGCGATGGTGGCGTGGTTGCTATCGAAGAATGCAGGGTTTGTGACGGGTCAGGAATTCGTGGTCGATGGCGGCATGACCAAGAAGATGATTTATACGGAATGA
- a CDS encoding xanthine dehydrogenase family protein molybdopterin-binding subunit, whose translation MSNREISRRSFLQGGLVAGVSVTLTPLSSQALAALMENSVTVPSEQWLGNNGKARQRNDALSKVCGSKVFARDIRSKDMPGWPQQQGHAMLLKTIKADRIYDGYDLSWLGADLQPDRIVTAADLDKDGIVFPEEHAPDPLLPEGKVPMFIGHPVAILIWNDFERFRQAKNKLKFNDKAIRYGAQVPFYEGDPYGSFRYVRVGGPTSADEDEFASLKDSILFPMLKNRRPVWNSQPNLHGNLTERGLFYADRMKKEIDTPPDNWLVFDERYKTPSIEPAAMEPDNGNGWYDPATKTLHFVVATQCPLETATETAKMISPSRFGLANLNMHPGYTVGYGSKDHNIFVYYAALAALYGAGVPIRLANDRYEQFQSGIKRHPFDIRYQLAVDKTDHSFKIFRAEMSVDGGGRINYSPSVAAVGATAAQSIYYMPQNDLQVTAYHSRAVEAGSMRGYGTLQSMASTEMMVDEIADRLGVDAIDLRRKNALRSGMKNTQGAIPAGALRLHEILDKASLHEVWKNRDAIKKQREAADPDNWYGVGFAICQKDFGTGSEAPMASIEFTADGRISLRHIGIEIGTGMSTSQALVVADFLGSAAHDVKTGETEWDEMQLVTAGNPYIMSQAEQDNFLRNPRWVGKLASASSATNSAYYFSHATREAARVLFNHGLWPAALEIWRQGPYGGQANPYVVRREDAHWVDGKLTANGMQPLTFEELAKRAHERGLVTGATVHGFNRWSWAEAEYSIDGVRERLPLDGLAVKYGDGAPKAKKVQMTSAGFHLLDRQNIAYPVVQLNNAAVTYYSPVATLVELKVNKGSAEVEVLNHHSWLECGRVLVEELVRGQLEGGIAMGIGHALMEEMPLYEGGPGEGDWNFNRYRLPMARHVAVWKQTSEILPPLSPSDPSKGIAEVVMIPVVGAIGNAVAHAIGKRVRDLPITAARIKEALNG comes from the coding sequence ATGTCCAACCGTGAAATATCCCGGCGCTCGTTCCTTCAGGGCGGGCTGGTGGCGGGGGTGAGCGTTACGCTCACACCGCTCAGCAGTCAGGCGCTGGCTGCCTTGATGGAAAACAGCGTGACCGTGCCGTCCGAGCAGTGGCTCGGCAACAACGGCAAGGCGCGCCAGCGTAACGATGCCTTGTCCAAGGTCTGCGGCAGCAAGGTGTTTGCCCGCGACATCCGTTCCAAGGACATGCCGGGCTGGCCCCAGCAGCAAGGCCACGCCATGTTGCTGAAAACCATCAAGGCCGACCGCATCTACGACGGTTACGACCTGTCGTGGCTCGGCGCCGATCTGCAGCCTGATCGTATCGTTACCGCCGCCGACCTGGACAAGGACGGCATCGTGTTCCCTGAAGAGCACGCACCGGATCCTCTGCTGCCGGAAGGCAAAGTGCCGATGTTCATCGGTCATCCGGTCGCGATCCTGATCTGGAACGACTTCGAGCGTTTCCGTCAGGCCAAGAACAAACTCAAATTCAATGACAAAGCGATTCGTTACGGTGCGCAAGTACCGTTCTACGAAGGCGATCCCTATGGCAGTTTCCGCTACGTGCGCGTCGGTGGTCCGACGTCGGCGGACGAGGATGAGTTCGCCAGCCTGAAGGACTCGATCCTGTTCCCGATGCTGAAGAACCGTCGTCCTGTGTGGAATTCCCAACCGAACCTGCACGGCAACCTGACCGAGCGCGGCCTGTTTTACGCCGACCGCATGAAGAAAGAGATCGATACCCCGCCGGACAACTGGCTGGTGTTCGACGAGCGCTACAAAACCCCTTCGATCGAGCCGGCCGCGATGGAGCCGGACAACGGCAACGGCTGGTACGACCCGGCCACCAAAACCCTGCATTTCGTCGTCGCCACTCAGTGCCCGCTGGAAACCGCCACCGAGACCGCGAAGATGATTTCGCCGTCGCGTTTCGGCCTGGCCAACCTGAACATGCACCCGGGTTACACCGTCGGTTACGGCTCCAAGGACCACAACATTTTCGTCTACTACGCGGCCCTGGCGGCGTTGTACGGCGCAGGTGTGCCGATTCGCCTGGCCAACGACCGTTACGAGCAGTTCCAGAGCGGTATCAAGCGCCACCCGTTCGACATCCGCTACCAGTTGGCAGTGGACAAGACTGATCACAGCTTCAAGATTTTCCGTGCCGAGATGAGCGTCGACGGTGGTGGCCGGATCAACTACAGCCCGTCGGTGGCCGCCGTTGGCGCCACGGCGGCGCAGTCGATCTACTACATGCCGCAGAACGACCTGCAGGTCACCGCTTACCATTCCCGCGCCGTTGAAGCGGGTTCGATGCGCGGCTACGGCACGCTGCAGAGCATGGCCTCCACCGAGATGATGGTCGACGAAATCGCCGATCGCCTTGGTGTCGATGCCATCGATCTGCGTCGCAAGAACGCACTGCGTTCGGGGATGAAAAACACCCAGGGCGCGATCCCGGCCGGTGCGTTGCGCCTGCACGAGATTCTCGACAAGGCTTCGCTGCACGAAGTCTGGAAAAACCGCGACGCGATCAAGAAACAGCGCGAAGCAGCAGACCCGGACAACTGGTATGGCGTGGGTTTCGCCATTTGCCAGAAAGACTTCGGCACCGGTTCCGAAGCGCCGATGGCCAGTATCGAGTTCACCGCTGACGGGCGCATTTCCCTGCGTCACATCGGCATCGAGATCGGCACCGGCATGTCCACCTCGCAAGCGTTGGTGGTGGCTGACTTCCTCGGCAGCGCGGCTCACGACGTGAAGACCGGCGAAACCGAGTGGGATGAGATGCAGCTGGTGACCGCCGGCAATCCTTACATCATGAGCCAGGCCGAGCAGGACAACTTCCTGCGCAATCCGCGCTGGGTCGGCAAGCTGGCATCGGCCTCGTCCGCGACCAACTCCGCCTACTACTTCAGCCACGCTACCCGTGAAGCGGCGCGCGTGCTGTTCAACCACGGTCTGTGGCCGGCGGCGCTGGAGATCTGGCGTCAGGGCCCGTACGGCGGCCAGGCCAACCCTTACGTGGTGCGTCGCGAAGATGCGCATTGGGTCGATGGCAAACTGACCGCCAACGGTATGCAGCCGCTGACCTTCGAAGAGCTGGCCAAGCGTGCTCACGAGCGCGGTCTGGTCACCGGCGCCACGGTTCACGGTTTCAACCGCTGGAGCTGGGCAGAAGCCGAATACAGCATCGACGGCGTGCGCGAGCGTCTGCCGCTCGACGGTCTGGCGGTGAAGTACGGTGACGGCGCCCCGAAAGCGAAGAAAGTGCAGATGACCAGCGCCGGTTTCCACCTGCTGGACCGGCAGAACATCGCCTATCCGGTGGTTCAACTGAACAACGCCGCCGTGACCTACTACAGCCCGGTGGCAACGCTGGTCGAGTTGAAGGTCAACAAAGGTTCGGCAGAAGTCGAAGTGCTCAACCATCACTCGTGGCTGGAATGCGGCCGGGTGCTGGTCGAAGAACTGGTTCGTGGCCAGCTCGAAGGCGGGATCGCCATGGGCATCGGTCACGCCTTGATGGAAGAGATGCCGCTGTACGAAGGCGGGCCGGGGGAGGGTGACTGGAACTTCAACCGTTATCGCCTGCCGATGGCGCGTCATGTGGCGGTGTGGAAGCAGACGTCGGAAATCCTGCCGCCGCTGTCCCCAAGTGACCCGTCCAAAGGCATCGCCGAAGTGGTGATGATCCCGGTGGTCGGTGCCATCGGTAACGCTGTGGCCCACGCCATCGGTAAACGTGTTCGCGATCTGCCAATCACTGCTGCGCGCATCAAGGAGGCCCTCAATGGCTAA
- a CDS encoding (2Fe-2S)-binding protein, whose translation MANRPLQLTLNGQSVGPVDIPDDLPMIDYLHEYKNLTGSRLGCGQGICHACVVIVDNPDGTSEEVRTCITGAHYFEGKKVRTIEGHAKRDEQGQVTELNPIQQRFVDEFAFQCSYCAPGFVNAATVLVEKLQRQPIVKSKLEQVIEDSLGHHVCRCTGYVRYYNATRNVLTDLGLVKEG comes from the coding sequence ATGGCTAACCGTCCGCTTCAACTGACCCTCAACGGTCAATCCGTCGGCCCGGTGGACATCCCTGATGACCTGCCGATGATCGATTACCTGCACGAATACAAAAACCTCACCGGTTCGCGCCTGGGCTGCGGCCAGGGCATCTGCCACGCCTGCGTGGTGATCGTCGACAACCCGGACGGCACCAGCGAAGAAGTGCGCACCTGCATCACCGGCGCGCATTACTTCGAGGGCAAGAAAGTCCGCACCATCGAAGGCCACGCCAAGCGTGACGAGCAAGGCCAGGTGACCGAGCTGAACCCGATCCAGCAGCGTTTCGTCGACGAATTCGCCTTCCAGTGCAGCTATTGCGCGCCGGGCTTTGTCAACGCCGCGACCGTGCTGGTGGAAAAGCTGCAACGCCAGCCGATCGTCAAAAGCAAACTGGAACAAGTCATCGAGGACAGCCTCGGCCATCACGTCTGCCGCTGCACCGGGTACGTGCGTTACTACAACGCCACCCGCAACGTGCTGACCGATCTCGGCCTGGTCAAGGAGGGTTAA